From the genome of Solanum dulcamara chromosome 12, daSolDulc1.2, whole genome shotgun sequence:
TCTAGGGTACTTAAAGGGAACTGAGGACCTGTTCCTATACTATTCGGCTGGAGACTCTTTTAACCTGGTGGGATATGCTGATGCTGATTATGCAGGGTACCTGGTTGATAAAAAAAGTACCTCAGTAAGGGCTCACTTTCTAGGATCCTCGTTGATCTTTTGGGGAACCAAAAAACAAAACTCAGTTGCTCTATCTACTGCAGAGGCTAAGTATGTTATAGCTGCCTCTTACTGTGCTCAATTATTGTGGAT
Proteins encoded in this window:
- the LOC129876920 gene encoding secreted RxLR effector protein 161-like produces the protein MTDSKPIDTPMGTNSKLNIDEPGPAVNETIYRGMIGSLLYLIVSRPDIVFSVGMCARFQACLKKTHLKAAKRILGYLKGTEDLFLYYSAGDSFNLVGYADADYAGYLVDKKSTSVRAHFLGSSLIFWGTKKQNSVALSTAEAKYVIAASYCAQLLWIKQ